From one Humulus lupulus chromosome 8, drHumLupu1.1, whole genome shotgun sequence genomic stretch:
- the LOC133798712 gene encoding (-)-isopiperitenol/(-)-carveol dehydrogenase, mitochondrial-like, with product MSTTTNQSPKPKLYGKVAIITGGASGIGKATAQLFVDHGAVVVIADIQDELGRQVAESIDVSRCSYVHCDVTKEEQVKFTVEWTVQKYHRLDIMFCNAGICSRPPQTVLELDLSTFDRVLAVNTRGVATCVKHAARVMMEQHVRGSIVCMGSAVAIRGRRRFTDYCMSKHAVLGLVRSASLQLGEHGIRVNCVSPSALATPLSCVASRMEAEELERENETFSSLKGVVLKTRHVADAVLFLASDESEFITGHNLEVDGGFIST from the coding sequence ATGTCAACCACAACCAATCAATCTCCCAAACCCAAATTATATGGCAAAGTAGCCATAATCACCGGCGGCGCCAGTGGCATTGGCAAGGCAACTGCACAATTATTTGTCGATCATGGTGCTGTGGTGGTCATCGCTGACATCCAAGATGAACTTGGACGCCAAGTCGCTGAATCAATCGACGTTAGTAGGTGCAGTTACGTGCATTGTGATGTCACTAAGGAAGAACAAGTCAAATTTACGGTTGAATGGACGGTCCAAAAGTACCACCGTCTAGACATCATGTTTTGCAATGCTGGAATATGTAGTCGTCCACCACAAACCGTGTTGGAGCTCGATCTCTCAACTTTCGACCGGGTGCTGGCAGTCAACACCCGAGGAGTAGCAACGTGCGTGAAGCATGCGGCTCGCGTGATGATGGAGCAACATGTGAGAGGAAGTATTGTTTGCATGGGGAGCGCGGTGGCCATTCGTGGGAGGAGGAGGTTCACCGATTACTGTATGTCGAAGCATGCCGTCCTGGGGCTGGTTCGTTCGGCGAGCTTGCAACTCGGGGAGCACGGCATTAGGGTGAATTGTGTCTCTCCAAGCGCACTGGCAACTCCGCTCTCATGTGTTGCCAGTAGGATGGAGGCGGAAGAgcttgagagagaaaatgagacaTTTTCGAGTTTGAAAGGAGTGGTGTTGAAGACGCGACATGTGGCAGATGCTGTTTTGTTTCTTGCAAGTGATGAATCTGAGTTCATCACTGGTCATAACTTGGAAGTCGACGGCGGCTTTATTTCGACCTGA